Genomic window (Pseudomonadota bacterium):
GCTGCGCTACGAGCGCGGTCGCCTCGAACGGCGCCAGAGTTCGAGTTGAGGTCGCAGGATCAGGGTTGCGATCGCTGCCGAGCGTTGTAGGCTCTGCGGCCCATGATCATCGACCTGACCAAAGAAGACGCGCCCCGCGAGCAGCGCACGCAGGTGTGCATCATCGGCGCGGGCGTCGCCGGCCAGGCGGTGGCGATGCGCCTCGCGGACAAGGGCGTCGACGTGCTGCTCCTCGAGAGCGGCGGCCCCGAGTTCGACGCCGAGCACCAGGCGATGGCCAAGGGCGACAACGTGGGCGAGGAGTACTACGACCTCGACACCACGCGCTTGCGCTTGTTCGGCGGCACCGCTGCCATCTGGGGCGGGCGTTGCGCCGAACTCGACGAGATCGACTTCACCCAGCGCGACTACCTGCCGCACAGTGGCTGGCCCATCACCAAGCAAGACCTCGCCCCCTACTACGAGCACGCCTTCCGCCAGATGGGCCTGGAGCGCCCCGCCGGCGACCGCCTGTGGTCCATCGTCGGCCGCGACAAGCCCGCCTTCGACCCCACCAAGCTCGATGCCGGCCTGTGGTGCTTCGACGAGAACGGCGAGCGCTTCACCGACACGAACCGTGGCTCCCTCGGCAAGGTCTCGATCCTGCTCGGCGCCACCGTCACCCGGATCGACGTCGGCGAGCAAGGCGATGTGCGCGGGATCGTTGCCCAGTCCCTGAGCGGACGCACAGTCGAGGTGCAGGCCGATCACTTCGTGCTGGCCGCCGGCGCCCTCGAGTCCGTGCGCCTGCTGTTCGCGGCGGTCCCCGAGCGGCCCCAGGGCTTTGGCAACGACCGCGACCAGCTCGGCCGCTACTTCATGGAACACCCCCACGCGCGCGGTGGCCAGATCCTGCCCACCAACCTCGCCCAGTCCATCCTCGTACTGCCGAGGGCGCTACGGGTTCAAGGCAAACGCTACGCCGCTTACCTGCGCCCCGCGGACAAACTACAGCAATCATTAGGTATCCTGAACACCTCGATCAGCTTCGCCGCCCGCCGCCACGAAGGCATGCAGATGGACGCCCTCTCCGCCGCCACGGGGAAGCTGAAGCACGACCTTCCCAGCACGCGCTTCTGGCGATCGCTCTACAAGGGCCTGAAGGGTGCGGCGATCCGCCTGCTGGAGGTGTCCGATCCCTGGCCGACCATGTTCTCCCTCAAGCGCGGATACGAGAAGAAAGGGCTGTACGCCGTGGTGCGCGCTGAGCAGGCC
Coding sequences:
- a CDS encoding GMC family oxidoreductase, whose protein sequence is MIIDLTKEDAPREQRTQVCIIGAGVAGQAVAMRLADKGVDVLLLESGGPEFDAEHQAMAKGDNVGEEYYDLDTTRLRLFGGTAAIWGGRCAELDEIDFTQRDYLPHSGWPITKQDLAPYYEHAFRQMGLERPAGDRLWSIVGRDKPAFDPTKLDAGLWCFDENGERFTDTNRGSLGKVSILLGATVTRIDVGEQGDVRGIVAQSLSGRTVEVQADHFVLAAGALESVRLLFAAVPERPQGFGNDRDQLGRYFMEHPHARGGQILPTNLAQSILVLPRALRVQGKRYAAYLRPADKLQQSLGILNTSISFAARRHEGMQMDALSAATGKLKHDLPSTRFWRSLYKGLKGAAIRLLEVSDPWPTMFSLKRGYEKKGLYAVVRAEQAPIAESRVTLGADADALGLRRPVLDWQFSEIDRRSVRVLMETLKAEYQRLGWGDVALASWLHEEGTAWKTDPLISAHPIGGYHHMGGTRMGEALASSVVDADCKLHESPNLYVASSSVFPTGGWANPTMTIIALAERLGDHLTAKTT